The following DNA comes from Miscanthus floridulus cultivar M001 chromosome 5, ASM1932011v1, whole genome shotgun sequence.
AATCCCCCTACAAAATTTGACATAAAATCAGCAATCTCTCATACGATATATACATAGGAGAAACTACGCAAAGAGTAGAATCTTTGGTCATTCTTTCAATAACAAAGCATGGAAGTTTTCCTTATCTTGGAAGGAAAAGCATGATGATTGTAGAAAATTACAGCAGCATAACCACAAAAAGCATACCACTACACAAGATTTTTATTAAAGCATGTGAATAAAGAGGTTTTGCAGTTGAACTTGCACCAACATCTGTAGAGCTGTTTATAATACCAAAAGAAGGTTCAATGTTCTTTTTACGGGATGGCATGAGAATGTACGTTCATCACACATATTGTAAACTTTTATCACATTTTATCGTAGCTACAGACAGAAGACAATTAGACCACGGGAATGAACAAATGGCATATAAATGCATGTCCCCTAGCAGAACCAGTATGCACCATCAAGGCCAAAAACGCCAACCAAAGTACATGAGGAAAaatcattctttttttttttctggaacaaGTAGTTGTGCATTGCTTTTACAGCCCATATAACCCATCAGCACTGTTGGATGCAAATAAGACCATGAAGGAGAGTTAGAACTAAGAAATATTCCATTGATCCATTCCCCAGAAAGCAGTCCATGCTGTGTGGACTCTGATGTTCACACCAGACTGAAGAGCACAAACAAAAGAGTTAGCAACTAGTGTTTGAAAGATAAGTTAGTTGAGGTGAATGCATTGAAATCTGTATCCTGGCTAGCTGGTATCCACTGGCAAAGTGGCAAGCTTGTCTTTCGCAGCCAAACTGTATTGTTAGATTATCTTAAAAGGAAAAATTGCAAAGGTAAGTTGGGATTAGAACCTCTCTTTGATGACCTACTTAAGAATTTCGGCTAGTCCCGTAGGCATGGTTATATTACCcccacccttcttcttcctcactctctcCCAACACCCGCCCAAGCTCATTACAACAACGATAAAGCATTTAAGATCTTAGATCATCATATAACTCCAGCAAAGACAAGCTTAATAAGTTAATTGTCATGTGGTGCCATGGGTAACTGTACAATACAATCTCTGATAGTTTATCTTTGGGGGAGTTGTACAATACAGAGGAGAAGTGGTAGATTTCAGTATGGTCAACAGCGTTAACCATGCTTGTGTACCTACACGACCTTCCAGCTTAGTAAATCAGCCAAAATTTCATGGATTTGACCACCCATTCAGTAACTACTACAAAGAATCGTTGTCGCCATCGGTTCCTCCAACTCCATGCCAATTAAGAAAGCCAACACTAAGTACACAGAATCACCTGTACGAGCAGGAGGCGCAAAACTTCAAGTCGACGGTGGTGCCGGAGCCAGGTCCATCCACCTGCGGCTCCTGCAAAAGGAGAGAAAGCCGAAGCAAAGCACAAGAATCGCCATCAGCTCAAACAGTTAGATCGGGCACCAAACCACTCAATCAGGAGCCGTACTAATACAAACCACGTGTGCGGAAGCGTCGGCGGCGGAGGGGTCGCCGGGCTGAAAAGCGTGGGGAGCCTTGTCGGGCTCGGGGCCCGCCGGCGGGAGAGGCGCGAAGAGGGTGACGACGTCGGAGCAGAAGAGGAGGATGGGGAGGCCCAGGAGCACGAGCTGGACGCGGTCCATCGCGGCTGCGCTGCTCCTCCTCGCTCCTCTTCGGGGGGAGGAGAGAGGTGCCGAGAGCCCGAGAGGGAAGGGGGGTCGACGACGACCACAGGAAGCTAGGAATTTTTGACGAGTCGGGCCGGGCTAAGCGGTGTGAGTGTGACACGGGAAGGCCTGCTGGCGGCTTTCCGCGATCCCTTCGGAGACTACCCAGTAGGCCAGTACCTCGGCTTTGCTGGCTGGCCCAGCCCAAAATGGCAATGAGGCAGAGATCGATCGCCAATGCCAGTGATTTCACTTCCGAATTCTTCCGACATAGTACTGTCGCTGTCACGATACATGGATAGGAGCTGAAAGTGGCGTTACAGCGAATTCCTAGCACCGAGGGATCACGTCGAACAGGGACACTACGGACGAACTCGTCCGACAAGTGTAGTACGTACTTCGAGTCACAAGGGCTGGTAACATTGCTACTCTCTCATGGTCATTTGGTCATGGGCATTGGGCCACACGTACGTCGTGTCGTCGTACACGGTCGCCTCGCGCAGGCAGCAACGGCCGTTTCGTACCACTAGGCGATCGATGCAAGTCAGCAACAGAGCAACCCAATGATTCGAGCCCGCCGCGCCTGGAGCCCCCACCCAGTCCAGTCCAACGGCGAGTGCGCGACGCCGCAGCATTGCCACAAGCTCGCCCTGGAATTCAACTGCGCGGCATTCATTGCCTCTGCGTGCGAAGAATCGCCTGTAGCTGTAGGCCTGTACCGTGTGTGACGCACCCTGCCGGGTACGGACGGCAGGAATAGTGCTTCGCTGTACAGTTTCGCGCACATGGCCGGCTCCTGTTCCGGTGGACGAGCGAGCGCCGCTGGCCGCTGCGGCGCCACACCACCCACCGGCTCGGGCCCCCCTGCTTTTAACCTTTCCGTTTCACGACGTCAGAACGGTACCGTGCGAGCCTTTGATGCGCCTCCTCCGGTCGTCCGTCGCCGTCCTTCTTGGCTTCTTGCCGTTTTCTCCATGGTTTTGACTGTTTGATTGAGTTGCAACGGCACCTGCTTGTGTGTGTGAAGTGTGAGCCTGAAGTGTGGCACGGCAGACGAGCAGAGGATACGATTTCGCTGCCACGCTGCATTGAAGAGGGCCAATGATTACGTATTGGATTCCTGGTAGAGAAGGGAAGTAGGACAAGTACTAGCAGTGTACTGTAGAGCGAACAGGATTGCATACTTGCATGCATGAAGCATGATGGCATCCAAGGAGAAAAGGTGTACACGAAGTGGAGCCCCAGCCTGCTGCTTTTTAAGCAAAGGTTGGTGCACACCAGATAGGACTTTCCTCTCGCCGAGATCCAATTCCCCTAGCTAACGAGCCCATGACTAGTTCATTACTGGTTATTGGCTGTCACCTGCCGAGTCGCCAAGCAAGAACGGATCGCTTCCTCTCCTGCCTGgctgctcgggggctcggggcctGAGTGCCTGACCTACCCCTGTACTGCTGTACACACATGCGACGGCAGCAGCAGGCGTCTTGACTTCTCCCCGATGGAGACGTGACTGCtgctgcctccgccgccgccgccgccaaggctGGGTCCTGGTGACGCCTGTGGCCATGGGCGGTCAGGCCACTACGTAGCGTACCCAGAACAGCTGCcgtgccgcgccgcgccgcgcggaCCCGCACAATCTGCCTACGGATGCAGCCGATCCTGATTTTGATTTTAACCGGGACCGACGGCGATGTTTCCCTGCCGCTGTCGAGGATTTCGCTGTGCCCCTCTGCCCAAGATCGGCCTGCCACAGTGTTTCTTCTTGCAGTGCTTTCTTTACCGGGAAGTTTCACGCGTCGCGTCGCCTTCCATCCCGGGTTGACGAGATATACGGCGTGCTTTCATCGGGCaatagggcctcgtttagattgcgaaaaaatttcaaaccgatgaatagtagcattttcgtcttatttgacaaatattgtccaatcgtggaccaactaggctcaaaagattcatctcgtgatttcgatctaaactgtgcaattagttttttttttacctacatttaatactccatgcaagcggctaaaaattgatgtgatggagagagagtaaaaaaacctagaatttggatggcatctaaacaaggcctaactgTCTCTGTCGCCCTCGCCCCTACTCCCCTGGCGTCGGGAGCATGGCATTGGCAATTTGGCATGGCTACTTCTCTGTCGGAGCTTGCAGCTGCGCTTACCTGGATCCCCGGGTAGGCTCTGGCTCTGATTGTCATGGGGAGTCCATGGGTATTGAAATTTGGCGCAAGGCCGTATAATAATACATAATCTATCCGCTACCAATGGTGGTTGGAGAAAGTCCGTGGATTTGTTGGGATTTTGCCATTTTCAACAAAGGagtttgaatatatatatagCATAGCATATCCACCGATTGAGCCAAGCGGTAGATAAACTAGGGGACGCCAAAATTCAGGTTCAGGTGTGGTGTGCAAGTCACACACGGCATTTCATGATTTTTTTTTGGGTATCATATCTGAAAATACTATGGTGTGAGTTGAAAATTTATCCCATATGCATTTGAATAAGACCGTTAATTAGGAAGACAGCACATAGGGCAGCTTCTGCAAGACAACATCTGCAGACATCCATGGGATATTTAAACAAGCACCacgctttatttatttatttttaagaggAGATCATGCGTGAGTTTTCCAACTTTTTTCAAGTAACGATTACCAGCCATCCAGTAGAAAAGCCAATAGCCTAAATTTACTACTTCTGCCCCTGCCCACACCACGTGCCAGCGCTAGTGCCACGCTATGCCTCTCGTAGTGTACATTTGCTTCTTCAATTGGACAATGGATGGGAATAAAAGAGAGGGTAATGGAGAAAAAGGCAGAGAGAAACAAAGTTCATTTTACATGAGAAGAAGTACATTTATATACCTAGCTAGATTGAATAAACCTAAAACCAAATTTCACTCTAACTGACCAAATAAACATTTCCAGAATACAATTTAACAAAAACGACTGACTATAGTTaactttttttaaaacaaaatccTTCGTAAATGTGTTTTATAAGAACCATTGTACTTATCGTGAGATGCTaagtttttttaaaatatttccaAACTTAACTTACAAAAGTTGAGTTCGAAATAAACACAACAACAATATGAATCGATGTATAATTAGAAAAAGGGATTTGCTATTTTTCAGATGCCTGAAAAATAGCATCTATTCAGGCAACAGTGGTGAGCTTTtagatgaagatccaacggtgCCAGGTTATGATATAAATTcacacaaagacaattaacaataTACAATTCACATACAACTAACAATGAATAATTATTTCTATAACAAAATTTTGATCTAAATCGatatatataaaacaataaaCAAGTAACACACTCAATAGACACGAATTTTGAAGCATGATTGATGACCACACACGTCGTCTGAATCACTGAATGGAAGCCTGATTTCAGGAGACTGTTCCTTAGCAAAAGTGTTAGAAAAAACGTTACTCTCGTGGGCACGCCATTTTCCTCTTTCCTATCGCCACGCCGTCCGAGCCTGGGCCCAGAGTGAGCGTAGTCAGGCACCACCCACCCTGCTATGGGCTCAGCCGCTCACGGCGTCGCAAAAACCCCCAGATCACACCCAGAAACACACCCCAAACTGCGCAGCCCCACAGGGCAGTGACCCATCACGCACACGCGGAGACGCCACGTGAGAATGTTCCCCTCCGCCCTTCCCCACCTCAGCCTAAAATCTACCGCCCGCGGACCGCCGGCTCCGCGTCCCCAGCACCTAATCCATACCGTTAGCCCGCACAGCAGTTTTTAGTGCTTGAGATAGGCTGTGTAGGCTCTGTACTCTCCTCTACTTCCCCTTCTCCTccgccttctctctctctccgcaGGCCGTATCCTTCCTCCCTCGGTTCCTCTCATCTCCCCCACCACCCCAGCGCCCCAAATGCCGCTCCAACCCTAGCCTCCCGCCCCGCCTTCTGATCTCGGGCGGCCATGGGTAACTGCTGCCGCTCGCCGGCCGCCGTCGCGCGGGAGGACGTCAGCTCCTCGCACTTCCCCGCATCCAACGCGAAGAAGAAGCCGCACCAAGCGCGGAACGGCGCCGGCGGGCAGAAGCGGCTCTCGGTGCTGGGCGACGAGGGGTGCGAGGTCATCGGGATCGACGACAAGTACGTCCTGGACGACAGGGAGCTCGGCCGCGGGGAGTTCGGGGTGACGTACCTGTGCATGGATCGGGACACCAAGGAGCTGCTCGCCTGCAAGTCCATCTCCAAGCGCAAGCTGCGGACGGCCGTCGACGTCGAGGACGTGCGCCGGGAGGTGGCCATCATGCGCCACCTGCCCAAGAGCCCCAGCATCGTGTCCCTGCGGGAGGCGTGCGAGGACGAGGGCGCCGTGCACCTCGTCATGGAGCTCTGCGAGGGCGGCGAGCTCTTCGACCGCATCGTCGCGCGGGGCCACTACACCGAGCGCGCCGCCGCCAATGTCACCCGCACCATCGTCGAGGTCGTCCAGCTCTGCCACCGCCACGGCGTGATCCACCGCGACCTCAAGCCGGAGAATTTCCTCTTCGCCAATAAGAAGGAGAACTCACCGCTCAAGGCCATCGACTTCGGCCTCTCCATCTTCTTCAAGCCTGGTGAGTCACCCCTACTGTGATCCTTTCCCAATTTGGGAGAATTTTATGCGCACTTCGTGATTTCTGGTTTTAGTGGGGGGTGGTCCGGACGAAACTGGGCAGTAGAGCTCAGAGTAGCAAAATGTACATTTTTTTTTCTGCGATCCATAAAAAATGTGGTTATTATTACCAGCTCTGCAATCCGGAAACAACTTGGCGGTTCTTTCATCGGTAATTGGCTATTACTAGCTGCAAGGCAGTATTTGGTAGTGGTCCGGTGGATACTGTTAACATCCTTTTTTTCAGGATAATATCTAGCAGTACTGACGATAATTTTCAGGACATTGGTTCAACCGGGCTCTTTCTTTGGTTTGATGAAGAGTGAACATATCGTGGTGGGCTCAGTGGTTGCCTGGTTGGCACATGAAAGTGTTAGGATGTTTGTAGTGTGGTACACTATTATTGGGATTATGACGAACAATTAGTGGTTCATTAGTTGTGAAATAATGTATCATTCATTGTTATCGATACATTATTTCTTTGATACTAGTATGTGAATATGTGACAGTGAGCTCGGTATCCGCTACTGTGTAGAAGTTATATAGCACTGAATTGTTAGTATTTCGGAGTGGATGTGATGTACATTCTTACGCTTGCAGAATTACAATTCATGAAACGTTTACTAGTATTTACTCTCGACAGAGTTCCGAAATACAGTATACAGTATTTACTTGATTTGCATCAACTTATcaagtgagcttaggtgcttagcGGTCAGGATTTGTGATATTGATAAGTAAGATAAAGTGGTTCTCTACTGTGATTCTGCTGTGGATGTTTTCTTTTGTGACAGCGAACTCTTTATAGAGGATTCCTGTCAGGTGCTTCTTTTGTTGACCATTCTCTGTGTGTTTTGGTCTTGGACCCTCACTCCCCACACCCACCCACACAAACAGAGCTAATTAAGAATAGCCCATGTGCCATTTTATCATTTAGATTTGCAACTTAAATGTTGGTTCCTTTATGAAATAGTGCGTACACAAGGACAGTCCACTCTGACTTAACTTTTACTGACTTGAGTACTCAGCTCATGGAACAGAATTATCTGTCACCGTGCAGACTTTGTTTTAAGGAAAAAATGACCTTATGCTGCTGAAAAGTTGTCACTTATGTTATATACCATCGAAAGAAATTGGTACACTCAAATACCACCCAAAGCCCGCTGAGGCCGTTCTCTCTCAACACGATATTTGTACcctccccccaccccaccccaaatCTCTCCCACAGTTTTACTGCTTATAGTCCCCTCTCCCCTGCTGTGCCCTGTCCTGTGAGCCACCAGTTATGCTACTGGCCGTGGTGGCAAAAAGAATACATAGTTAAGGAGCATCTAGGTGTTTTCTGTTGCATGGGTCAAGAAAAGTTGTATTCTAATTTCTAAAGATTCCATTTGGCACGTTGTGCTTCTGGGATCTAATTAAGGCGTTCTGTCTGTTATTCTGTGTCGGTAGCTGTGGATATTGTGTGAATGGTTCACTTATTTGGTGATATAGATGGACTGCTTTGATCTTGCCAGAGATACAGTTTGCCTATAATAGCAAGAACAATTGACAATGGTATAAAATGGAAAGAATGATCTTTCAGTGGTAGTTAGTTATAAGGGGCTGTTTGGTGGGCCTCCGCTCTGCGTGCTCCCTGTGCTAGAGCCGGAGCCCTTTTGCCAAAGCCCGAAATCGTGGCTTCGCCTGCCGTACGAGAAAACGGCTCCTCCTCACTCATTCCACGCTGGAAGCGCTCCTACAACCTGCATTGTTTGGTGCGGCTCCACTGCCGGCGCCGGAGCCAGAGCAGTGCGGGAGCcgcaccaaacaggccctaagtgtaCAAATGTATGTCAACGGTATATAAAGTGACGATCTTCTGGTTGCGTGATACCAAACTTTCCTTGTTTGAATAGCTATTATTGTCTGTCTGGCCACTTTTTTCTGTTACAGAATTAAGTTTTTCATAATTTATTAAGAACTAAATTGTTCATCAATTTGCTAAGGTTCTCTTACTTGGTATGGCTACAGTTGGTACTATGATAATTAATTCAATGCTGGTTTCTGTTTGGCCAAATAATGAGAGTTTACTTGGAGCAAAACCTTATTGCAGTCCTCTTTATAACATgttcaatattttttttcttgacAGGCGACTTCTTCGTTTAGAATCATTTTTTTCTAAACCACTAATTCTTCTCTTCTAATAGAATTCAAAATGGAAAGCCTTTAGTTCAAAATCTACTGTTCTACATTAACTCTACGCCGTGATTTTAGTTGGCTTTCTATATGCTATTCAACAGGACTACCCTTGGATCTTAAGACAGCGACACCATACAAAATTACAAATCTATATAATGGCAAAACAACGTTGTGGAGTAGGAAGAAAAAAGAGGAGTAATAAAGGGGCTGGCCCAGCCCATATGCCCTCCCCTTCCATGCTGTGTACCATCTGCATAGAGGTTATCCTGATGAGTCATCCAGCGGCGCCTCCCTTCCTCCTCTCTCGGTCACTTCCCTTGCCTCACTGCTCTGTGCCCTCATATCGACCACTGCCACTGCCCCCTTCCAGACCATGCCGCAGCTGACCAGAGAAGCTCCACGCCAGTCACTGGTGCCAGAGCTAGCGGGGACGGCAGTGGACTGCAGCCCTTGGCCTTGCTGGCCAAATCCCCTCCCACTCCGTCTCTTCCTATCCTCTCCCTCTGCAACTCTCTTTTAATGATGTTGTGGCAAGGAAACCGAGACGCCTAGAACCCAGCATTGGAACATCACCTAGGGGACGACTTGAAAATCATGGGACCATCGTGAAGTCATTTCCACCTTAGTTCTCTGTATTCTTTTCTCGAGGGAAATGTTCCCATTTCCCATAGGGCCCCTTTCCCATATAGGTAGCCAATTATATCTATGTACTATAGTAACTGTAACCAGCATTACTCATTCCATACAAAAGAAGCTGCCAGAAATTGTGCAAATGTTTTTTTCCCGTATCTGGAACTTTTCTAAGTCTTAGAACTATTGCGTGAGTACTTAGTGAAAGTTGAGGATCTCAACATTTCACCATTGATTATGATTTTAGGGCGTAATAACTATCGTAGATGCTAGAGAAGGTATTTGTTTTATCAAGTTTTCATGGAAGATTAGTGTCTAGTACAAAAAAATCCTTCTTAAgaaagatgaaaaaaaaaaactgcatttATACCTCAGGACTGGCATTGTGACGTTGCTGATATGCAATACTTGCAGGACAGGCATGTGTACGGCACAAGTAAACTCTAGTTTTTATTTGCCCTTTTCTCATCCTTTTTTCTACTTTTTAGGTGAAAAGTTTTCAGAAATTGTGGGAAGCCCCTATTACATGGCTCCGGAAGTATTGAAGAGAAACTATGggccagaaatagacatatggaGTGCGGGAGTTATCTTGTATATTTTATTATGTGGAGTTCCTCCATTTTGGGCTGGTAACTTCTTTATTGAAACTGTATTTTTTCATTAAATTTACTCTACTTCAGAAACCCTGACCTAGAAAAAATTGCAGAGACTGAACAAGGGGTGGCACAGGCTATTCTTCGTGGAAATATCGATTTTAAGCGGGAACCCTGGCCTAATGTTTCGGAAAATGCAAAAGATTTAGTTCGACGCATGTTGGAGCCTGATCCAAAGCTCAGGTTAACTGCAAAGCAGGTTATTGGTATGTCATCACTGATGCTAGAAAAAGGCAGGCCTTAATATGCCACCTGCCTATTTTCTTGAGTCCTGAAATTGTCAAGTTGATCAGTCTTTTAGTCCCACATAAAGCTTGTCACAACCTTTTTTTTCATTCATTCCAATAGTAAAAAACTGTGATGGTGCCCAGTTTGATTTGACATTCCTGCTGTATTTCCATTGCTGGGGTGGTCACTATGCTTAGTAAACACTACTGTTGTCTATTGTTCTGGAGCATCTGATTGGGATATTTGCAGCACTAAATTTTAGACAGTATGATTCTATTCGACTTTTCCCCTAAAAGAAAGAGTTATTTCAATTCAGTGAGGTGCCAAGCTATGTAAAAGATGAACAATGCGTAGAATCTGAAGTTAGCTTCAACCTCTATCTGTTTCTGAGTCAGTTTGTGACATAATTGGAGGCCAGCAATGTTGTGCACTCTCGTAAATAGATGTTCCATCGAGAAATGTTTGGATAATACTTTAGCATAGTTCTTTTTTTCCCCAAAAGTCAAACCACCTCCCAACCTCGTATAATAATTTTTTCACTGTCCTTTTTGATTGAGGAATGTTgacatttttttcaaaaaaaaaatacagaaCATCCTTGGCTTCAAAATGCGAAGAAAGCTCCTAACGTCCCTCTTGGAGATATTGTAAAGTCAAGGCTCAAACAATTTTCTAGGATGAATAGATTCAAAAGAAGGGCTCTAAGGGTCTGTATCTTGCTCTATTGAACCTCTTCATCCTGGTCTGATATTTTATTCTCCCTTATCTCTGCCATAGCAATTCAGGATTGACTGATAAGA
Coding sequences within:
- the LOC136450689 gene encoding calcium-dependent protein kinase 3 isoform X2 codes for the protein MGNCCRSPAAVAREDVSSSHFPASNAKKKPHQARNGAGGQKRLSVLGDEGCEVIGIDDKYVLDDRELGRGEFGVTYLCMDRDTKELLACKSISKRKLRTAVDVEDVRREVAIMRHLPKSPSIVSLREACEDEGAVHLVMELCEGGELFDRIVARGHYTERAAANVTRTIVEVVQLCHRHGVIHRDLKPENFLFANKKENSPLKAIDFGLSIFFKPGEKFSEIVGSPYYMAPEVLKRNYGPEIDIWSAGVILYILLCGVPPFWAETEQGVAQAILRGNIDFKREPWPNVSENAKDLVRRMLEPDPKLRLTAKQVIEHPWLQNAKKAPNVPLGDIVKSRLKQFSRMNRFKRRALRVIADHLSAEEVEDIKEMFKTMDTDNDGIVSYEELKTGIAKLGSHLAESEVQMLIEAVDTNGRGALDYGEFLAVSLHLQRMANDEHLRRAFLFFDKDGNGFIEPEELREALVDDGAADSMEVVNDILQEVDTDKDGKISYDEFVAMMKTGTDWRKASRHYSRGRFNSLSMKLIKDGSVKLGVE
- the LOC136450689 gene encoding calcium-dependent protein kinase 3 isoform X1 yields the protein MGNCCRSPAAVAREDVSSSHFPASNAKKKPHQARNGAGGQKRLSVLGDEGCEVIGIDDKYVLDDRELGRGEFGVTYLCMDRDTKELLACKSISKRKLRTAVDVEDVRREVAIMRHLPKSPSIVSLREACEDEGAVHLVMELCEGGELFDRIVARGHYTERAAANVTRTIVEVVQLCHRHGVIHRDLKPENFLFANKKENSPLKAIDFGLSIFFKPGEKFSEIVGSPYYMAPEVLKRNYGPEIDIWSAGVILYILLCGVPPFWAETEQGVAQAILRGNIDFKREPWPNVSENAKDLVRRMLEPDPKLRLTAKQVIEHPWLQNAKKAPNVPLGDIVKSRLKQFSRMNRFKRRALRVIADHLSAEEVEDIKEMFKTMDTDNDGIVSYEELKTGIAKLGSHLAESEVQMLIEAVDTNGRGALDYGEFLAVSLHLQRMANDEHLRRAFLFFDKDGNGFIEPEELREALVDDGAADSMEVVNDILQEVDTDKVIILSYLIQPLFWFSSHLNEYLLHLHLQDGKISYDEFVAMMKTGTDWRKASRHYSRGRFNSLSMKLIKDGSVKLGVE